A single window of Polyodon spathula isolate WHYD16114869_AA chromosome 2, ASM1765450v1, whole genome shotgun sequence DNA harbors:
- the LOC121294741 gene encoding leptin receptor overlapping transcript-like 1 — protein sequence MAGIKALISLSFGGAIGLMFLMLGCALPVYNKYWPLFVLFFYILSPIPYCIARRVVDDTDAASNACKELAIFLTTGIVVSAFGLPIVFARATLIEWGACALVLTGNTVIFGTILGFFLVFGSNDDFSWQQW from the exons ATGGCCGGAATTAAAG CCCTAATTAGCCTGTCCTTTGGTGGCGCTATTGGACTTATGTTTCTTATGCTTGGATGTGCCCTACCTGTGTACAA CAAATACTGGCCattgtttgttcttttcttttatatCCTTTCTCCAATCCCATACTGCATTGCAAGAAGAGTAGTGGATGACACGGACGCTGCAAGCAATGCTTGTAAAGAATTGGCCATTTTTCTTACAACAGGCATAGTTGTGTCTGCCTTTGGATTACCCATAGTCTTTGCCAGAGCGACTCTG attgaGTGGGGAGCCTGTGCACTTGTGTTAACGGGCAACACTGTAATCTTTGGAACCATCCTGGGATTTTTCTTGGTATTTGGGAGCAATGATGATTTCAGTTGGCAACAGTGGTAA